TTTGTGCTTTTAATAACCTTTGGGCTTAATTACCTGGATTACTATCTCCTTGAGTATATTGGGCAGAATATAATGCAGGACGTAAGGGTTGCCCTGTTTGAACGGATACAAAGCCGTGCCCTCTCCTTTTTTAACAGGCATCCTGTTGGCCGGCTTGTGACAAGGGTAACAAATGATATAGAAAACCTTAATGAAATGTTCAAGTCTGTGCTTGTAACCCTTTTTACAGATATCTTTATTCTGGTTGGCATAATAGCCATGCTTCTTTATCTGAACTGGCGGCTTGCACTCATAAGTTTTATTATTCTTCCTGTGATATTTATCTTTACCATTGTAGTAAGCAGAATGATGAGGGATGCATTCAGGATACTTCGTGAAAAGGTGTCAAAACTGAACGCATTTCAACAGGAGCAGATTGCAGGAATGAGGATCATCCAGCTTCTTGCAAGAGAAAAATATCAGATGAGGGTCTTTCACGGGCTTAATCATGAAAATTATCTGGCAGGCATGTACCAATTAAAGCTCTTTGCCATATTTGTCCCTGTAATGGAATTCATCTCTGCTGTGGGGGTTGCCCTTATTATATGGTATGGTGGAGGCAGGGTGATATCTGATCAGATGAGCCTCGGCTCTCTTGTCGCATTTGTAAGTTATATACAGATGTTTTTCAGGCCGATAAGGGACATATCTGAAAAATACAATATTATGCAGCTTGCAATGGCATCAACAGAGAGGATATTTGAGTTCATGGATAATGGCGAGATGATCCCTGACCCTGAATTTCCGGTTATTATCCCTGAAAAGAGGGGGGAAATAGAGTTTCGAAATGTCACCTTTTCCTATGATGCGGGAAGGCCAGTGCTCAATGATGTAAGCTTTAAGATTAACCCCGGCGAAATGGTAGCGGTTGTTGGAGCAACTGGGGCTGGTAAGAGCACAATTGTGAACCTTATTGAAAGGTTCTATGACCCGGATAAAGGGTTAATACTCCTTGATGGAGTTGATATCAGGACTATAAAAAAGGCCGATATCAGATCAAGGATATCCCTTGTAATGCAGGATGTCTTTTTGTTTTCAGGCGATCTTAAGGAGAATATCTCATTAGGCAATGAATCTGTTACCCAGGCTGATATTGAAGAGGCGGCTATAGAGGCAAATGCAAAATGGTTTATAGATAAACTACCCGAAAGGTTCAGTCAGGAGATAAGTGAAGGTGGGACAACATTATCCGGAGGTGAGCGGCAGTTGCTTTCATTTTCAAGGGCCCTTGCGCATGATACG
Above is a genomic segment from Desulfatiglans sp. containing:
- a CDS encoding ABC transporter ATP-binding protein, coding for MHADFGYIEEGKLGKPYNIRLLKRLSEYALPYWRIIALALTVAVAITLLDLVLPFLTKVAIDRYILSSYEEVIPDKADKAEIIKKYKKIMIFSNDNKTAYIHRGDLKDIDPADLHEYRRDGVISGTSWYIFDTEKYTMVEKEAGERYEHIILSDGRIALTKGVIDGLPAHLILSARSSDFNGLIKIGIFLIFVLLITFGLNYLDYYLLEYIGQNIMQDVRVALFERIQSRALSFFNRHPVGRLVTRVTNDIENLNEMFKSVLVTLFTDIFILVGIIAMLLYLNWRLALISFIILPVIFIFTIVVSRMMRDAFRILREKVSKLNAFQQEQIAGMRIIQLLAREKYQMRVFHGLNHENYLAGMYQLKLFAIFVPVMEFISAVGVALIIWYGGGRVISDQMSLGSLVAFVSYIQMFFRPIRDISEKYNIMQLAMASTERIFEFMDNGEMIPDPEFPVIIPEKRGEIEFRNVTFSYDAGRPVLNDVSFKINPGEMVAVVGATGAGKSTIVNLIERFYDPDKGLILLDGVDIRTIKKADIRSRISLVMQDVFLFSGDLKENISLGNESVTQADIEEAAIEANAKWFIDKLPERFSQEISEGGTTLSGGERQLLSFSRALAHDTDILILDEATSSVDPETERQIQDAINRMTASRTTLVIAHRLSTIKKADRIIVMGHGRIIEQGTHYELMEAKGKYYRLNLFRESYNEEK